Part of the Photobacterium sp. DA100 genome is shown below.
GACCTTTATGAATCAAGGAGGTCAGGTGCTCTGGTGGCTGGCCGCGGTCGTGATGTTTTGCTGGATTCTGGTGATTGAGCGGGTGTTATACCTGCTCATTACCTACCCGAAACAACGGCAACGATGGCTGGAACAGTGGCAGGCAAGGATTGACCATTCCTCTTGGTATGCACGTTCAATACGCGATGGCTGGTTGAGCCAAGCGCATATCGCGCTCAACCAAAACCTGAACTTGATCAAGGTACTGGTAGCCATTTGTCCAATGCTTGGTTTGCTGGGGACGGTAACCGGTATGATTTCGGTGTTTGACGTGATGGCCACCCAAGGGAGCAGCCAGCCAAGGTTGATGGCATCCGGGATCTCCCTGGCCACACTGCCTACCATGGCCGGTATGGTTGCGGCGCTATCGGGGATGTTTGTACATTCACGTTTATCCAAGTCCTGCTACAAGCGCGAAATAAAGTTAGAAAAACTATTGAGGAGTCAGCAATGAGACTGAGTCGTCCGTCTTCAGCCCGTGAAGATGCCCAGGTAGACCTGACGTCTATGCTGGATATTGTATTTATCATGTTGATTTTTTTCATTGTCACCAGCTCATTTGTCCGCGAGTCTGGGGTTGAAGTGAATCGCCCTCAGGCCAGTAACGTGATAAGCCAGAAAGATGCGGGTATTTTTATTGCTATTACCTCAGCCAATGATGTGTATATTGACAAACGTGTTGTTGATGTTGAGCGCGTTCAGGCCACGCTGGAGCATTTGCTGCTCGAGCAGCCTGAAGCATCGCTTGTGATCCAGGCTGACGAACATGCTTACAACGGCACCGTTGTTCGAGTAATGGATGCGGCAAAAGGCGCAGGTGTACAAAAGATTGCGTTGGCAGCGGAGAAGCGTTAATGCTACGTGTACTGATTGCCATTCCTGCGGCTTTCCTAATGGCGTTGGGCTTGTTCACGTTTATGGCATGGATGGTCGATAACGGAAGCCAACGTCCTGAAGTTGAGAAGCAACTGCTGGCATTTGATATGGTGATGGTAGAGCAGGAGCGCGAGGCCCAACGCCGGCAGCGAACAGTGCCGGAGCCGCCTGAAACACCTGAACCGCCACCGCAGGCAATGCCACAAGCCACTAATCAAACTGTCACCAATACAATGTCGTCTTCAATGCCGAATCTGAATTTGAATTTGCAGGCATCGGTATCGGGTTTAGCAATCAATGCCCCGACGTTTTCAGATTTTGGTGCCAATCAGCAGGCGATACCGCTATATCGTGTTGAACCCAAGTATCCATCAAGGGCAAAGAAGCAGGGTGCTGAAGGTTATGTGGTGATGTCATTTACCATTGATCCTCAGGGCCGCCCGACAGATATCAGCGTGCTGGACGCCAAGCCACGCCGTCTTTTTGAGCGGGAGGCCATTCAAGCACTTAGAAAATGGAAGTATCAGCCTAAAGTTGTTGATGGCAAGTCGATTGCCCAGGTTGGTCAAACGCTTAGACTGGATTTTAAGATACAGAAATGATCAAGAAACTGACATTACTCGTTGCCTTGTCACTGCCGCTTGGCCTAATGCCTCAACTGGCTGTTTGCGCTGAGCTTTCCCAGTATACCGCGGGGCGGGTACAGCGGGCTCACGCCCTTCAGCAAGATGAAAAACTGACTGAAGCAATTGCCTTGCTAGAGGGGATAAACCCATCTCGAGCTTATGACAAAGCGTATGTTCAGCGTATGCTCGGGGTGTTCTATTGGCAGCAAAACAACAAAACCAAGGCGATTGCGAACCTGACTGATGCCGTTAATTCAGGTTTGTTGCAGGACGAGCAGGCTT
Proteins encoded:
- a CDS encoding MotA/TolQ/ExbB proton channel family protein, with translation MNQGGQVLWWLAAVVMFCWILVIERVLYLLITYPKQRQRWLEQWQARIDHSSWYARSIRDGWLSQAHIALNQNLNLIKVLVAICPMLGLLGTVTGMISVFDVMATQGSSQPRLMASGISLATLPTMAGMVAALSGMFVHSRLSKSCYKREIKLEKLLRSQQ
- a CDS encoding biopolymer transporter ExbD, which translates into the protein MRLSRPSSAREDAQVDLTSMLDIVFIMLIFFIVTSSFVRESGVEVNRPQASNVISQKDAGIFIAITSANDVYIDKRVVDVERVQATLEHLLLEQPEASLVIQADEHAYNGTVVRVMDAAKGAGVQKIALAAEKR
- a CDS encoding energy transducer TonB: MLRVLIAIPAAFLMALGLFTFMAWMVDNGSQRPEVEKQLLAFDMVMVEQEREAQRRQRTVPEPPETPEPPPQAMPQATNQTVTNTMSSSMPNLNLNLQASVSGLAINAPTFSDFGANQQAIPLYRVEPKYPSRAKKQGAEGYVVMSFTIDPQGRPTDISVLDAKPRRLFEREAIQALRKWKYQPKVVDGKSIAQVGQTLRLDFKIQK